A region from the Pseudomonas promysalinigenes genome encodes:
- a CDS encoding CbtA family protein produces MIKRIASTAGFSGLLAALLLTVLQSFWVAPLILQAETYETAAPSAEHHSHDAEANAGHSHSEEAWSPEDGWQRILSTTGGNLVVAVGFALILAALYSLREPGRTSTGALWGLAGFAVFCLAPTLGLPPELPGTAAADLGQRQSWWIGTAAATATGLALLVFARHGLLKALGAVLLVVPHVIGAPQPDVHESLAPQALETQFKIASWLTNAAFWIALGLLSAWLYRRASHA; encoded by the coding sequence ATGATCAAGCGTATCGCCAGCACCGCCGGGTTCAGCGGCCTGCTCGCAGCCTTGCTGCTGACAGTGCTGCAAAGCTTCTGGGTCGCACCACTGATCCTCCAAGCGGAAACCTATGAAACTGCCGCCCCTAGCGCCGAGCACCATAGCCATGACGCAGAGGCGAACGCCGGGCACAGCCACAGTGAAGAAGCCTGGTCGCCAGAAGATGGTTGGCAGCGCATCCTCTCCACGACGGGCGGCAACCTGGTGGTTGCGGTCGGCTTCGCACTGATCCTCGCCGCCCTTTACAGCCTGCGCGAACCAGGCCGCACCAGCACTGGGGCGCTCTGGGGGTTGGCCGGTTTTGCCGTGTTCTGCCTGGCCCCCACCCTGGGCTTGCCGCCAGAATTACCCGGCACCGCCGCTGCGGATCTGGGTCAGCGCCAGAGCTGGTGGATCGGCACGGCCGCCGCCACCGCCACCGGCCTGGCACTGCTGGTATTCGCCCGCCATGGCCTGCTCAAGGCGCTAGGTGCCGTCTTGCTGGTAGTGCCCCATGTGATCGGGGCGCCACAGCCCGACGTTCACGAGAGCCTGGCGCCGCAAGCCCTGGAAACCCAGTTCAAGATCGCCTCCTGGCTGACCAACGCAGCGTTCTGGATAGCGCTGGGTTTACTCAGTGCCTGGCTCTATCGCCGCGCCAGCCACGCTTGA
- the cobN gene encoding cobaltochelatase subunit CobN has translation MHLLRTQPGGFVPDDSIADLGQTPAELVILCSGDSHLALLAETAEQLPDDFPSMRLANPMQVQNHASVDLYVDRVLRHAKLILVSLHGGVGYWRYGVEQLVELASRGVQLILVPGDDRPDPELTGLGTVTGEAAERLWHYLRQGGKSNAVNLFHCLASQWLGRDYSWDEPQPLPRTSVYHPGKPNARLEDWYSHWATDYPVAPLLFYRSHLQAANTAFIDVFCERLQAAGLNPLPIAVASLKDSACLEQVEAWLDEVGAEVLINTTGFALSSPEHPNLRPLRRDIPVLQAICAQDNQPGWEASEQGLGARDLAMHIALPELDGRIITRPVSFKDMAWRSERSQSDVVCYRAHPERMDFVAELARRWVELARLPNGQKRVALVLANYPTRDGRIGNGVGLDTPAAALNILKALQAEGYPVAALPDSGTQLIHQLLGGVTNDLEHIDQRPCAQSLSLADYQAAFARLPEANRQAVLQRWGTPEQDPMYRGGRLMVAGLRFGLTFVGIQPARGYQVDPSAVYHDPDLVPPHGYLAFHFWLRHAFAADAVIHVGKHGNLEWLPGKGVGLSAQCWPDALLGPLPNIYPFIVNDPGEGAQAKRRTQAVIIDHLMPPLTRAETYGPLRHLEQLADEFYEAQLLDPRRARELQRDILELVKANHIDRELQLEGQLDDAALWLPRLDTYLCDLKESQIRDGLHIFGQSPQARLRIDTLLALLRVERGDGRGGNASLLRALAKAFELGFDPLDSDLGQAWSGPRPASLQALLQGVWRTCGDTRERLELFALQIIEQALHGSVALPAGDQWQSVKQVIATLQAQVAPQLDGCGAAEMNGLLAALSGRFVPAGPSGAPSRGRLDVLPTGRNFYTVDVRNLPTATAWRLGFASANLILERHLQDHGDHLRQLGLSVWGTATMRTGGDDIAQAMALMGVRPVWASGSQRVDDFEILPISLLDRPRVDVTLRVSGFFRDAFGNLIRLFDAAVQAVAALDEPDDLNPLAARVRLERASLQAQGLDAEQAARQAGWRVFGAKPGAYGAGVQNAIDGRLWHGREDLAEVYLNHGGYAYGGSDEGTPARAEFARRLSQVQAVLQNQDNHEHDLLDSNDYYQFQGGMLAASETLAGSTVASYHGDHSQVDRPRIRTLKEELNRVIRARALNPKWIDGAKRHGYKGAFEMAATVDNLFAFDATTHLIDDHHYQSLADAYVLDPATRDFMREHNPEALRDLTERLLEAQQRGLWQDPGEYRETLEEQLLDGEEQA, from the coding sequence ATGCACCTGCTGCGGACCCAGCCCGGTGGTTTCGTACCGGACGACAGCATAGCCGATCTCGGCCAGACGCCCGCTGAGCTGGTGATTCTCTGTAGCGGTGATTCGCACTTGGCATTGCTTGCCGAAACCGCTGAGCAGCTCCCTGACGATTTCCCCAGCATGCGTCTGGCCAATCCGATGCAGGTGCAGAACCATGCTTCGGTCGACCTGTATGTGGATCGGGTGCTGCGCCATGCCAAGCTGATTCTGGTATCGCTGCACGGAGGCGTCGGTTACTGGCGCTATGGTGTAGAGCAGTTGGTGGAACTTGCCTCGCGCGGCGTGCAATTGATTCTGGTGCCTGGCGATGATCGCCCGGACCCAGAGTTGACTGGCCTGGGTACGGTCACCGGCGAGGCGGCAGAGCGCCTGTGGCACTACTTGCGTCAAGGCGGCAAAAGCAATGCGGTGAACTTGTTCCACTGCTTGGCCAGCCAGTGGCTGGGGCGCGATTATTCATGGGACGAACCCCAGCCTTTGCCGCGCACTTCGGTGTATCACCCAGGCAAACCAAATGCCCGGCTGGAAGACTGGTACAGCCACTGGGCCACGGACTACCCGGTGGCCCCATTGTTGTTCTATCGCTCGCACCTGCAAGCAGCCAATACCGCATTCATCGACGTGTTCTGCGAACGTTTGCAGGCGGCAGGCCTGAATCCGTTGCCCATCGCGGTGGCCAGCCTGAAGGACAGTGCCTGCCTGGAGCAGGTCGAAGCCTGGCTGGACGAAGTGGGCGCCGAGGTGTTGATCAACACCACAGGTTTTGCGCTGTCCAGCCCGGAGCACCCCAACTTGCGCCCGTTACGTCGAGATATTCCGGTGCTGCAAGCCATCTGCGCCCAGGACAACCAGCCTGGCTGGGAAGCCAGCGAGCAAGGGCTGGGTGCCCGCGACCTGGCCATGCACATTGCTTTGCCGGAACTGGACGGGCGCATCATCACGCGCCCTGTGAGTTTCAAGGACATGGCCTGGCGCAGTGAGCGCAGTCAATCCGATGTGGTCTGTTACCGTGCCCACCCCGAGCGCATGGACTTCGTTGCCGAACTGGCGCGCCGCTGGGTAGAACTGGCGCGCTTGCCCAACGGGCAGAAGCGGGTGGCCCTGGTGTTGGCCAATTACCCTACACGTGATGGCCGCATTGGCAACGGCGTCGGCCTGGACACCCCGGCAGCCGCCCTGAACATCCTTAAAGCACTGCAAGCCGAGGGTTACCCTGTCGCAGCGCTGCCCGACAGCGGTACGCAACTGATTCATCAGTTGCTCGGCGGGGTAACCAATGATCTCGAGCATATCGACCAGCGCCCGTGCGCCCAGAGCCTGAGCCTGGCGGACTACCAGGCGGCGTTCGCGCGCCTGCCCGAGGCCAACCGCCAAGCAGTGCTGCAGCGTTGGGGAACACCCGAGCAGGACCCCATGTACCGTGGCGGACGCCTGATGGTGGCCGGCTTGCGCTTCGGGCTGACGTTCGTGGGCATTCAGCCTGCTCGCGGCTACCAGGTCGACCCCAGCGCCGTTTACCACGACCCGGACCTGGTGCCACCGCACGGTTACCTGGCGTTTCACTTCTGGTTGCGCCATGCCTTCGCCGCCGATGCGGTCATCCATGTCGGCAAGCATGGCAACCTGGAATGGCTACCAGGCAAGGGCGTCGGCCTGTCCGCCCAATGTTGGCCAGACGCCTTGCTCGGGCCGCTGCCGAACATTTATCCGTTCATCGTCAACGATCCGGGCGAGGGTGCGCAGGCCAAGCGTCGAACGCAGGCGGTGATCATCGATCACCTGATGCCGCCGCTGACCCGTGCTGAAACCTATGGCCCACTTCGGCATCTGGAACAGCTCGCGGACGAGTTCTACGAAGCGCAATTGCTTGACCCGCGTCGGGCGCGTGAACTGCAGCGGGACATTCTTGAATTGGTCAAAGCCAACCATATTGACCGCGAGTTGCAGCTCGAAGGCCAATTGGATGATGCCGCGCTGTGGCTACCGCGCCTGGATACCTACCTGTGCGACCTGAAGGAGTCGCAGATTCGCGATGGCCTGCATATCTTCGGGCAGTCGCCCCAGGCGCGTCTGCGCATCGATACCTTGCTGGCCCTGTTGCGCGTCGAGCGTGGCGATGGCCGGGGCGGCAATGCCAGTCTGTTACGTGCGCTAGCCAAAGCTTTTGAGTTGGGCTTCGACCCTCTGGACAGCGACCTGGGTCAAGCCTGGTCCGGCCCACGCCCGGCATCGCTGCAGGCTTTGCTCCAGGGCGTGTGGCGCACCTGCGGCGACACCCGTGAGCGCCTTGAGCTGTTCGCCCTGCAGATCATCGAGCAGGCACTGCACGGCAGCGTTGCACTGCCCGCTGGGGACCAGTGGCAGAGCGTGAAGCAGGTGATTGCAACCCTGCAGGCGCAGGTCGCACCGCAACTCGATGGGTGTGGCGCGGCCGAGATGAACGGCCTGCTGGCTGCACTTAGCGGGCGCTTTGTCCCTGCAGGCCCCAGCGGCGCGCCAAGCCGCGGCCGCTTGGACGTGTTGCCCACCGGCCGCAATTTTTACACGGTCGACGTGCGCAACCTGCCAACCGCGACAGCTTGGCGCCTGGGGTTCGCCTCGGCCAATCTGATCCTGGAGCGGCACCTGCAGGACCATGGCGATCATCTGCGCCAGTTGGGGTTATCGGTGTGGGGTACGGCGACCATGCGAACAGGCGGTGACGACATTGCCCAGGCCATGGCCTTGATGGGCGTGCGCCCGGTCTGGGCGTCGGGCAGTCAACGCGTGGACGACTTCGAAATTTTGCCGATAAGCCTACTGGACCGGCCACGAGTGGACGTTACCCTGCGGGTTTCAGGCTTTTTCCGCGATGCCTTTGGCAACCTCATACGGCTCTTCGATGCAGCAGTGCAAGCAGTGGCGGCATTGGACGAACCCGATGATCTGAACCCGTTGGCCGCCCGCGTACGTCTCGAGCGCGCCAGCTTGCAGGCCCAGGGGCTAGATGCCGAGCAGGCAGCGCGCCAGGCGGGTTGGCGCGTGTTCGGGGCCAAACCAGGCGCCTATGGTGCCGGTGTACAGAACGCCATCGATGGCCGCCTGTGGCACGGCCGTGAGGACCTCGCCGAGGTTTACCTCAATCACGGTGGCTACGCATACGGGGGCAGTGACGAGGGCACACCGGCGCGTGCCGAGTTCGCCCGTCGCCTGAGCCAGGTTCAGGCGGTATTGCAGAACCAGGACAACCACGAACACGATCTGCTTGACTCCAACGATTACTATCAATTCCAAGGTGGCATGCTGGCTGCTTCGGAAACCCTCGCTGGGTCAACAGTCGCAAGCTACCACGGTGATCACAGCCAGGTTGATCGCCCTCGCATTCGCACCCTCAAGGAAGAACTCAACCGCGTGATCCGTGCCCGTGCACTGAACCCGAAATGGATCGACGGGGCCAAACGTCATGGTTACAAAGGGGCATTCGAAATGGCCGCGACCGTTGACAATCTGTTCGCCTTCGATGCCACCACCCACCTGATCGACGACCATCATTACCAGTCGCTGGCCGATGCTTACGTGCTGGACCCAGCGACCCGCGATTTCATGCGTGAGCACAACCCTGAGGCGCTGCGCGACCTCACCGAGCGTTTGCTCGAAGCCCAGCAGCGCGGGCTTTGGCAAGACCCAGGTGAGTATCGCGAGACCCTTGAGGAGCAATTGCTCGACGGCGAGGAACAAGCTTGA
- a CDS encoding DUF1272 domain-containing protein produces MLELRPNCECCDADLPGDSPDALICSFECTFCLPCATHRLQGRCPNCGGQLLPRPTRVGAALNNNPASTQRVLKPHPNCV; encoded by the coding sequence ATGCTGGAGCTACGCCCCAACTGCGAGTGCTGTGATGCCGATCTGCCAGGCGATAGCCCCGACGCGCTGATCTGCTCGTTCGAATGTACGTTCTGCCTCCCCTGCGCAACCCATCGTTTGCAGGGACGCTGCCCGAACTGCGGCGGCCAGTTGCTGCCCCGCCCGACCAGGGTTGGGGCTGCACTGAACAATAACCCCGCCTCGACACAGCGTGTTCTGAAGCCCCACCCAAACTGCGTCTGA
- a CDS encoding cobalamin biosynthesis protein, whose product MPALYAGIGCRRGCPVQALDQLLHEVLALHGLQPKALRGIASIASKADEPGLQQLATRYHLPLVLFEADQLHAFQAQLSHRSAVAFAQTGCWGVAESAALALASLGHAHANLRVTRQVLGPATLALACGE is encoded by the coding sequence ATGCCGGCACTTTATGCCGGCATTGGTTGCCGCCGAGGCTGCCCAGTGCAAGCGCTCGATCAACTGTTGCATGAAGTGCTAGCCCTTCATGGGCTGCAGCCCAAAGCGCTGCGCGGCATTGCCAGCATCGCCAGTAAAGCCGACGAGCCTGGCCTGCAACAACTCGCCACGCGTTACCACCTGCCACTGGTACTTTTCGAGGCCGACCAGCTGCACGCATTTCAAGCACAACTCAGTCACCGGTCTGCGGTCGCCTTCGCCCAAACAGGTTGCTGGGGCGTGGCCGAAAGTGCCGCGCTGGCCTTGGCTAGCCTCGGGCACGCACACGCGAACCTGCGTGTTACCCGCCAGGTACTTGGCCCAGCTACCCTGGCGCTGGCCTGCGGGGAATAA
- the cobW gene encoding cobalamin biosynthesis protein CobW yields MKTLAKLPVTIVTGFLGSGKTTLLRHMLDNAQGRRIAVIVNEFGELGIDGEILKQCSIGCTEEEASGRVYELANGCLCCTVQEEFFPVMRELVARRGDLDHILIETSGLALPKPLVQAFQWPEIRNACTVDAVITVVDSPAVAAGTFAAYPEQVDAQRKLDPNLDHESPLHELFADQLASADLVVLNKADLIDAQGLAKVRAEVAEELPPAVKVIEASSGRLPLDVLLGIGAQSEVHIDGRRTHHDSHHDGDDHDNHDHDAFDSISIDLPEADESLLLDALTQLVVEFGILRAKGFAAIPGKPMRLLVQGVGTRFDKHFDRAWRADEPRITRLVLIGQDLDPGQLEARLRKALGA; encoded by the coding sequence ATGAAAACATTGGCCAAGCTCCCCGTCACTATCGTTACAGGCTTCCTCGGCTCAGGCAAAACCACGCTGCTGCGCCACATGCTCGATAACGCCCAAGGCCGCCGCATCGCGGTCATCGTCAACGAGTTCGGTGAGCTGGGCATCGACGGCGAAATCCTCAAACAGTGCAGTATCGGTTGCACCGAAGAAGAAGCCAGCGGCCGCGTTTATGAGCTTGCCAACGGCTGCCTGTGCTGCACGGTCCAAGAAGAATTCTTCCCCGTCATGCGTGAACTCGTGGCGCGTCGCGGCGACCTTGATCACATCCTCATCGAAACCAGCGGCCTGGCCCTGCCAAAGCCGTTGGTACAAGCCTTCCAGTGGCCAGAAATTCGCAATGCCTGCACCGTCGACGCGGTCATCACTGTGGTCGATAGCCCAGCCGTGGCCGCTGGCACCTTCGCTGCCTACCCAGAACAAGTCGATGCGCAACGCAAGCTCGACCCCAACCTCGATCATGAGTCGCCCCTGCACGAATTGTTCGCCGACCAGCTGGCCAGCGCTGATCTGGTGGTGCTCAACAAAGCCGACCTGATCGATGCCCAAGGCCTGGCCAAGGTCCGTGCCGAAGTGGCCGAGGAGCTGCCGCCAGCGGTCAAGGTCATCGAGGCCAGCAGCGGCCGCCTGCCGCTGGACGTGTTGCTGGGCATCGGTGCGCAGTCAGAAGTGCATATCGATGGCCGCCGCACGCATCACGATTCGCACCATGACGGCGACGACCATGATAACCACGATCACGACGCTTTCGATTCGATCTCCATCGACCTGCCCGAGGCGGACGAAAGCTTGCTTCTCGATGCCTTGACCCAACTGGTGGTCGAGTTCGGCATCCTGCGTGCCAAAGGCTTCGCGGCCATCCCTGGCAAGCCAATGCGCCTGCTGGTGCAAGGGGTCGGTACACGCTTCGACAAACATTTCGACCGTGCCTGGCGCGCCGACGAGCCCCGCATCACGCGTTTGGTATTGATCGGTCAGGACCTGGACCCTGGGCAGCTTGAAGCTCGCCTGCGCAAGGCGCTGGGCGCCTGA
- a CDS encoding CbtB domain-containing protein — MPVTSANHSIATQVSLSQRMAIAIGASLLGLCLVYFAGFSHIEAVHNAAHDTRHSAAFPCH; from the coding sequence ATGCCAGTCACCAGCGCCAATCACAGCATCGCTACACAGGTTTCCCTCAGCCAACGCATGGCCATCGCTATAGGCGCCAGCCTTCTAGGTCTGTGCCTAGTGTATTTTGCCGGCTTCTCGCACATAGAGGCCGTGCACAACGCCGCACACGACACCCGCCACAGCGCCGCCTTCCCTTGCCACTGA
- the cobM gene encoding precorrin-4 C(11)-methyltransferase: MTVYFIGAGPGDPELITVKGQRLIRQCPVIIYAGSLVPAAVLQGHQAETVINSAELHLEQIIDVIRAAHAKGLDVARVHSGDPSLYGAIGEQIRRLRELGIDYQIIPGVTATAASAALLGCELTLPEVSQTVILTRYGDSSPMPEGEQLADLARHGSTLVIHLGVKNLPRIVDELLPHYGPDCPVAVVHRATWPDQDWVQGTLTDIAEQVARKGFRRTALILVGHVLGDAPFSESALYRASHAHLYRAGE, encoded by the coding sequence ATGACGGTCTACTTCATTGGTGCTGGCCCCGGCGACCCGGAACTGATCACGGTCAAAGGCCAGCGTCTGATTCGTCAATGCCCGGTAATCATCTACGCCGGCTCGTTGGTGCCTGCCGCCGTGCTGCAGGGCCACCAGGCTGAAACAGTCATCAATAGTGCCGAACTGCATTTGGAGCAGATCATCGATGTCATCCGTGCCGCCCATGCCAAAGGCCTGGATGTAGCCCGTGTGCACAGTGGCGACCCCAGCTTGTATGGAGCCATCGGCGAACAGATCCGCCGCCTACGCGAGCTGGGCATCGACTACCAGATCATACCGGGCGTCACGGCCACCGCGGCAAGCGCAGCGCTGCTTGGCTGTGAACTTACCCTGCCTGAGGTTTCGCAGACGGTCATCCTGACCCGTTACGGCGACAGCTCGCCCATGCCCGAAGGCGAACAACTAGCAGACCTGGCTAGACACGGCAGCACCCTGGTCATCCACCTTGGGGTCAAGAACCTGCCACGCATCGTCGATGAACTGCTGCCCCACTACGGGCCTGACTGCCCTGTGGCAGTGGTCCATCGAGCCACCTGGCCTGACCAGGACTGGGTACAGGGCACCCTGACGGACATTGCAGAACAGGTCGCCAGAAAAGGATTCCGTCGCACTGCACTGATCCTCGTCGGCCACGTACTGGGAGACGCGCCATTTAGCGAATCGGCGCTATACCGTGCCAGCCACGCCCACCTGTACAGAGCTGGCGAATAG